A genome region from Lytechinus pictus isolate F3 Inbred chromosome 14, Lp3.0, whole genome shotgun sequence includes the following:
- the LOC135156623 gene encoding E3 ubiquitin-protein ligase TRIM71-like — protein sequence MAEKCGSEKASSSSPNLICPLCLDIFVEATILTSCGHTFCRRCLKKYDLTHQDLDHMVCPLCREITKLSANRVDDLRLNVSINGCVDDYHAKCGGMNAVLEMCQKCTACKSLKDAVSFCRTCNYYMCDECLHCHQHLTVVFEGHEIVSMDDVTDGKVSIGHLFEKCSIHKQENKDMFCEDCKVHVCHKCILVDHQNHKIKNQVDFEQELRQKVTDLAQRCAEKKAELEKNIQNIEIQRHEVHTTVQTLLDDVKQAYSIKAKELEENLRNLTEQIHALERSFDDDLDVLKSKDRQRIKSICSSITLVDNDRLGHLETDTLSAHILLCEELDAMLKEVTDHTSAETIKKKAQEKRFKPADESQLDLGSISESDPKIEVIQCVDLREGVQGMARYSFSTVAIGYGWYAQGIDIIDSNGGKLRYSNTPLSDMKCYDLVLQRDGSLCVSTGFTEAHVYSPLGSRKATIHVRDNAYFLRVNRSPTDEIIITNSGKQVYIYDPTGSTLKHTVQTKHITYQASITRTGLIVTSSCWHNPRMVTVYDRDGNAGESLQAPRGVYLYAAVDEQDRVYVASVDVYNSCVVIRLYDLDGLNLKERVEFNALDMTLKYGWCYLVSLSPDMLAFACAYKLYFIKVSL from the exons ATGGCTGAGAAGTGTGGATCAGAGAAAGCATCAAGCTCTTCACCGAACCTGATATGTCCATTATGTCTTGATATATTTGTTGAGGCGACAATCTTAACTTCGTGTGGACACACATTTTGTAGGCGATGCCTCAAGAAATACGATCTAACCCACCAGGACCTTGATCACATGGTCTGTCCTCTCTGCAGGGAGATCACCAAGTTGTCCGCCAACCGTGTCGATGATCTCCGCCTCAATGTCTCCATCAACGGATGCGTAGACGATTACCACGCCAAGTGTGGAGGGATGAATGCTGTCCTTGAGATGTGTCAGAAATGCACTGCTTGCAAGTCTCTGAAAGACGCTGTATCATTCTGCAGAACATGTAATTATTACATGTGTGATGAGTGCTTACATTGTCATCAACATCTTACAGTCGTCTTCGAAGGTCATGAAATTGTATCCATGGATGATGTCACCGATGGGAAGGTCAGCATTGGTCATTTATTCGAGAAGTGTTCCATCCACAAGCAAGAAaacaaagatatgttttgtgagGATTGTAAGGTCCACGTCTGTCACAAGTGCATACTCGTTGatcatcaaaatcacaaaatcaagAACCAGGTTGACTTTGAGCAGGAGTTGCGACAGAAG GTGACAGACCTTGCTCAGCGATGTGCTGAGAAGAAAGCAGAGCTGGAAAAGAACATtcaaaacatagaaatacaacGTCATGAGGTACACACTACAGTGCAGACACTACTAGATGATGTCAAGCAAGCCTACAGCATCAAGGCCAAGGAGCTGGAAGAAAATCTTCGAAATCTCACCGAGCAAATACATGCCTTAGAACGTAGTTTTGATGACGACCTCGACGTCTTGAAGTCAAAAGATCGACAGAGGATCAAGAGTATTTGTAGTTCAATTACTTTGGTAGATAATGACAGACTGGGTCATCTTGAGACAGACACTCTATCTGCTCATATCTTGCTCTGTGAGGAGCTGGATGCCATGCTGAAGGAGGTTACTGATCACACTTCTGCGGAAACTATTAAGAAGAAAGCACAGGAGAAGAGGTTCAAACCAGCAGATGAAAGTCAACTTGATCTCGGGAGCATCTCAGAATCAGATCCCAAGATAGAAGTCATTCAGTGTGTTGATCTACGGGAAGGGGTGCAAGGTATGGCAAGGTACTCATTTAGCACTGTCGCTATCGGGTATGGGTGGTATGCACAAGGTATTGATATCATTGATTCAAATGGTGGAAAGCTGCGGTATAGTAACACACCCTTAAGTGACATGAAATGTTATGATCTGGTTTTGCAACGGGACGGGTCGTTATGCGTGTCGACTGGTTTTACAGAAGCCCACGTCTACTCTCCCCTTGGCTCCAGGAAAGCAACAATCCACGTGAGAGACAATGCGTATTTTCTCAGAGTTAACAGGAGTCCTACAgatgaaatcatcattactaactcTGGAAAACAAGTCTATATCTATGACCCGACAGGATCCACTCTTAAACACACTGTTCAAACAAAGCACATTACTTATCAGGCATCTATCACCAGGACGGGTTTGATCGTCACGAGTTCATGTTGGCACAATCCAAGGATGGTGACGGTCTATGACAGGGATGGGAATGCTGGTGAGTCTCTACAAGCTCCACGGGGTGTCTACCTGTACGCTGCCGTGGATGAGCAGGACAGGGTGTATGTAGCGAGTGTTGATGTGTATAATAGTTGCGTCGTGATCAGGCTCTATGATCTTGATGGTCTGAACCTGAAGGAAAGAGTTGAATTCAATGCACTTGATATGACATTGAAATATGGGTGGTGTTACTTGGTTTCCCTCTCCCCAGACATGCTCGCCTTCGCTTGTGCTTATAAGTTATATTTCATCAAGGTTTCACTGTAA
- the LOC129276487 gene encoding E3 ubiquitin-protein ligase TRIM71-like produces MAEKCGSEKASSSSPNLICPLCLDIFVEATILTSCGHTFCRQCLKKYDLTHQDLDHMVCPLCREITKLSANRVDDLRLNVSINGCVDDYQAKCGGMNAVLEMCQKCTACKSLKDAVSLCLTCNCYMCDKCLHSHQQLTMFFDGHEIVSMDDVVEGKVSIGHLFEKCSIHKQENKDMFCEDCKVHVCQKCALVDHQNHKIKNQVDFEQELRQKVTDLAQRCADKKAELEKNIQNIEIQRHEVHTAVQTLLDDVRQAYNIKAKELEENLRNLTEQINALQHSFDDDLNVLKSKDRQRIKSICSSITLVDNNRLGHLETDTLSAHILFCKELDAMLKEVTDRTSVEAIRKKAQEKRFKPADNTRLDLGSISGSDPKMDVIQCVDLRGVMWGMARYSNSTVAIGYGYNARGIDIIDSNGGRQQYRNTPFSDMICYDLVLQRDGRLCMSTGTTEAYIYSPLGSRKATIHVRNNTNCYLNVNKSPSDEIIITNYENQVYIYDPTGSTLKHTVQTKHKTYQASTTRTGLIVTSSCNANPRVVTVYDRDGNAGESLQAPRGVYLYAAVDEQDRVYVASVDKDNSSVVIRLYDLDGLNLKERVEFKALNMTLGWSWCYLVSLSPDMLAFACHKKLYFIKVSL; encoded by the exons ATGGCTGAGAAGTGTGGATCAGAGAAAGCATCAAGCTCTTCACCGAACCTGATATGTCCATTATGCCTTGATATATTTGTCGAGGCGACGATCTTAACTTCATGTGGACACACATTTTGTAGGCAATGCCTCAAGAAATACGACTTAACCCACCAGGACCTTGATCACATGGTCTGTCCTCTCTGCAGGGAGATCACCAAGTTGTCCGCCAACCGTGTCGATGATCTCCGCCTCAATGTCTCCATCAACGGATGCGTAGACGATTACCAGGCCAAGTGTGGAGGGATGAATGCTGTCCTTGAGATGTGCCAGAAATGCACCGCTTGCAAGTCTCTGAAAGACGCCGTGTCATTATGCTTAACATGTAATTGTTATATGTGTGATAAGTGTCTGCATTCTCATCAACAGCTTACCATGTTCTTTGACGGTCATGAGATCGTATCCATGGATGATGTCGTCGAAGGAAAGGTCAGCATAGGTCATTTATTCGAGAAGTGTTCCATCcacaaacaagaaaacaaagatatgttttgtgagGATTGCAAGGTCCATGTCTGTCAAAAGTGCGCACTCGTTGatcatcaaaatcacaaaatcaagAACCAGGTTGACTTTGAGCAGGAGTTGCGACAGAAG GTGACAGACCTTGCCCAGCGATGTGCCGACAAGAAAGCAGAGCTGGAGAAGAACATTCAGAACATAGAAATACAACGTCATGAGGTACACACTGCAGTGCAGACACTACTAGATGATGTCAGGCAAGCCTACAACATCAAGGCCAAGGAGCTGGAAGAAAATCTTCGAAATCTCACCGAGCAAATAAATGCCTTACAGCATAGTTTTGATGACGACCTCAACGTCTTGAAGTCGAAAGATCGACAGAGGATCAAGAGTATTTGTAGTTCAATTACTTTGGTAGATAATAACAGACTGGGTCATCTTGAGACAGACACTCTATCTGCTCATATCTTGTTCTGTAAGGAGCTGGATGCCATGCTGAAGGAGGTTACTGATCGCACTTCTGTGGAAGCTATTAGGAAGAAAGCACAGGAGAAGAGGTTCAAACCAGCAGACAATACTCGTCTTGACCTCGGGAGCATCTCAGGATCAGATCCCAAGATGGATGTCATTCAGTGTGTTGATCTACGGGGAGTGATGTGGGGTATGGCACGGTACTCCAATAGCACTGTCGCTATCGGGTATGGGTATAATGCACGAGGTATTGATATCATTGATTCAAATGGTGGAAGGCAGCAGTATAGAAACACACCCTTTAGTGACATGATATGTTATGATCTGGTGTTGCAACGGGACGGGAGGTTATGCATGTCTACTGGTACTACAGAAGCCTACATCTACTCTCCCCTTGGCTCCAGGAAAGCAACAATCCATGTGAGAAACAATACTAATTGTTATCTCAATGTTAACAAAAGTCCATCAGATGAAATCATTATTACTAACTATGAAAACCAAGTCTATATCTATGACCCGACAGGATCCACTCTTAAACACACTGTTCAAACAAAGCACAAGACGTATCAGGCATCTACCACCAGGACGGGTTTGATCGTCACGAGTTCATGTAATGCCAATCCTCGCGTAGTGACGGTCTATGACAGGGATGGGAATGCTGGTGAGTCTCTACAAGCTCCACGGGGTGTCTACCTGTATGCTGCCGTTGATGAGCAGGACAGGGTGTATGTAGCGAGTGTTGATAAGGATAATAGTAGCGTCGTGATCAGGCTCTATGATCTTGATGGTTTGAACCTGAAGGAAAGAGTTGAGTTCAAAGCACTTAATATGACATTGGGTTGGAGTTGGTGTTACTTGGTTTCCCTCTCCCCAGACATGCTCGCCTTTGCTTGTCACAAGAAGTTATATTTCATCAAGGTATCACTGTAA
- the LOC129275706 gene encoding E3 ubiquitin-protein ligase TRIM45-like: MAEKCGSSSSSPNLICPLCLDIFVEATILTSCGHTFCRRCLKKYDLTHQDLDHMVCPLCREITKLSTSRVDDLRLNVSINGCVDDYHAKCGGMNAVLEMCQKCTTCKSLKDAVSFCRTCSCYMCDECLHCHQHLTMFFDGHEIVSMDDVTEGKVSIGHLFEKCSIHKQENKDMFCEDCKVHVCHKCVLVDHQYHKIKNQVNFEQELRQKVTDLAQRCADKKAELEKNIQNIEIQRHEVHTAVQTLLDDVRQAYSIKAKQLEENLRNLIEQINALERSFDDDLDVLKSKDRQRIKSICSSITLVDNDRLGHLETDTLSAHILLCEELDTMLKEVTDHTSVEAIKKKAQEKRFKPADNARLDLGSISEYTDHPSMAAIKKKAQEKRFKPADDTRLDLGSISGSDPKMEVIQCVDLREVMQGMARYSQSTVAIGYGYNAEGIDIIDSNGGKQQYRNTPFSDMECSDLVLQRDWTLCVSTCRTEAYIYSPLGSKKATIHVRNNGYYLSVNRSPSDEIIITNYGKQVYIYDPTGSTLKHTVQTKHRTGQASTTRTGLIVTSSCWGDPSVVTVYDRDGNAGESLQAPEDVYLYAALDEQDRVYVASVGEDNSSVVIRLYDLDGLNLKERVEFNALNMTLDRSWCYLVSLSPDMLAFACYKKLYFIKVSL, from the exons ATGGCTGAGAAGTGTGGATCATCAAGTTCTTCACCGAACCTGATTTGTCCATTATGTCTTGATATATTTGTCGAGGCGACAATCTTAACTTCATGTGGACACACATTTTGTAGGCGATGTCTCAAGAAATACGACCTAACCCACCAGGACCTTGATCACATGGTCTGTCCTCTCTGCAGGGAGATCACCAAGTTGTCCACCAGCCGTGTCGATGATCTCCGCCTCAATGTCTCCATCAACGGATGCGTAGATGATTACCACGCCAAGTGTGGAGGGATGAATGCTGTCCTCGAGATGTGTCAGAAATGCACCACTTGCAAGTCTCTGAAAGACGCTGTATCATTCTGCAGAACATGTAGTTGTTATATGTGTGATGAGTGCTTACATTGCCATCAACATCTTACCATGTTCTTTGACGGTCATGAGATCGTATCCATGGATGATGTCACCGAAGGGAAGGTCAGCATTGGTCATTTATTCGAGAAGTGCTCCATCCACAAACAAGAGAACAAGGACATGTTTTGTGAGGATTGTAAGGTCCATGTCTGTCACAAGTGCGTACTCGTTGATCATCAATATCACAAAATCAAGAACCAGGTTAACTTTGAGCAGGAGTTGCGACAGAAg GTGACAGACCTTGCTCAGCGATGTGCTGACAAGAAAGCAGAGCTGGAGAAGAACATTCAGAACATAGAAATACAACGTCACGAGGTACACACTGCAGTGCAGACACTACTAGATGATGTCAGGCAAGCCTACAGCATCAAGGCCAAACAACTTGAAGAAAATCTTCGAAATCTGATCGAGCAAATAAATGCCTTAGAACGTAGTTTTGATGACGACCTCGACGTCTTGAAGTCAAAAGATCGACAGAGGATCAAGAGTATTTGTAGTTCAATTACTTTGGTAGATAATGACAGACTGGGTCATCTTGAGACAGACACTCTATCTGCTCATATCTTGCTCTGTGAGGAGCTGGATACCATGCTGAAGGAGGTTACTGATCACACTTCTGTGGAAGCTATTAAGAAGAAAGCACAGGAGAAGAGGTTCAAACCAGCAGACAATGCCCGTCTTGACCTCGGGAGTATCTCAGAATATACTGATCATCCATCTATGGCAGCCATAAAGAAGAAAGCACAAGAGAAGAGGTTCAAACCAGCAGACGATACTCGTCTTGACCTCGGGAGCATCTCAGGATCAGATCCCAAGATGGAAGTCATTCAGTGTGTTGATCTACGGGAAGTGATGCAAGGTATGGCCCGGTACTCGCAAAGCACTGTCGCTATCGGGTATGGGTATAATGCAGAAGGTATTGATATCATTGATTCAAATGGTGGGAAGCAGCAGTATAGAAACACACCCTTCAGTGACATGGAATGTAGTGATCTGGTGTTGCAACGGGACTGGACGTTGTGCGTGTCGACTTGTAGAACAGAAGCCTACATCTACTCTCCCCTTGGCTCCAAGAAAGCAACAATCCACGTGAGAAACAATGGATATTATCTCAGTGTTAACAGGAGTCCATCAgatgaaatcatcattactaactaTGGAAAACAAGTCTATATCTATGACCCGACAGGATCCACTCTTAAACACACTGTTCAAACAAAGCACAGGACGGGTCAGGCATCTACCACCAGGACGGGTTTGATCGTCACGAGTTCATGTTGGGGCGATCCAAGCGTAGTGACGGTCTATGACAGGGATGGGAATGCTGGTGAGTCTCTACAAGCTCCAGAGGATGTCTACCTGTATGCTGCCTTGGATGAGCAGGACAGGGTGTATGTAGCGAGTgttggtgaggataatagtagCGTCGTGATCAGGCTCTATGATCTTGATGGTCTGAACCTGAAGGAAAGAGTTGAGTTCAATGCACTTAATATGACATTGGATAGGAGTTGGTGTTACTTGGTTTCTCTCTCCCCAGACATGCTCGCCTTTGCTTGTtacaagaaattatatttcatcaagGTATCTCTGTAA